A region of the Desulfovermiculus halophilus DSM 18834 genome:
CTGGGGTTAAACGCACAAATTAAAATTTACAACTATTTGATTTCACTTAAAACTTTCAACTTAAAACTTAACACTGCCTGCAAAAACATATTTTTTGCAGGCGCATCTTGAATTGCTTTCTTGTGATTTTTGGCTCTTCAATTTCCCGCAGCCACTACGAGAAAATCAGGCCGAAATCAAAGAAGGAGAATTCCACGCGCTACTTCGAAGAACCCTGACGAGTTTTCTGTCGATAACTCATGAAGCCATCTTCATGCCTCTTTGCCTTCAGCTCGAGCTTGCATCCCTGAAATACAATAGTTCTCCCACTCTATGGATGTGCTCCAAGACATCCGGGTCATCTATTCTGTCATATATGCACAGGTCAACGGCATTAGGAATGAGCAGATCATCCACGTCACGGGTGATCCTGTTCAACACCTGCAGATTGATGCTATCTCCCTTCAGGGCGATATCGATATCCGACCCTGGCTTGGCCGTCCTTTTGGCCCAGGAGCCGAACAGGATGGCTGTCTCAACCTGCGGATACCGGGCAAGAACACGCTTGATTTTTTCCAAATGCGACCGGGGCAAATCCCGCACACCGGTGGATACGCCCATCACATCCTTCCCTCGTTTTGCACCAGCGACTGCATGGTTGCTTCCAGTCGCTCCAAGAGTTGGAAATAGCGGGTTTGTACAGCCTGACAGATTTCCTCTGCTGTTTCTTCATTGTAGGTATGTGATGTCTTGTTTCTGCTTTCCAGCATATCCATCCAGC
Encoded here:
- a CDS encoding nucleotidyltransferase domain-containing protein, which gives rise to MGVSTGVRDLPRSHLEKIKRVLARYPQVETAILFGSWAKRTAKPGSDIDIALKGDSINLQVLNRITRDVDDLLIPNAVDLCIYDRIDDPDVLEHIHRVGELLYFRDASSS